From Paenibacillus sp. V4I7, one genomic window encodes:
- the metG gene encoding methionine--tRNA ligase — MSTESKTFYITTPIYYPSDKLHIGHAYSTVAGDAMARYKRLRGYDVRYLTGTDEHGQKIERKAQEKGTTPQQFVDHIVSGIKELWAKLDISYDDFIRTTEDRHKDAVGKIFQRLLDQGDIYLGEYEGWYCIPDESFFPESKLVDGKCPDCGRPVEKMKEQTYFFRMSKYADRLVQYYEDNPDFIHPESRKNEMLNNFINPGLEDLAVSRTTFDWGIKVPGDPKHVIYVWIDALSNYITALGYGSEDESNFKKYWPADVHLMSKEIVRFHTIYWPIMLMALDLPLPKKVFAHGWLLMKDGKMSKSKGNVVDPVTLIDRYGLDALRYYLMREVPFGADGTFTPESFVERVNHDLANDLGNLLNRTIVMIDKYFAGKIPAYVAGATEFDESLLETVRSTVAKYEEAMEKMEFSIALSAVWQLISRTNKYIDETQPWSMVKDEAKREILGSVMYVLAESQRISSVLLRPFLTKTPQLIWQQLGLAAEDLPRLTAWESVQTFGHLPAGIKVQKGEPMFPRLDVEAEVAYIVEAMGGGAASVAGESTAAAPAAAANAEPAPEAKDEIAIDDFAKVELRVAQVLSAEPVKGADKLLKLQLDLGYEQRQVVSGIAKFYSPEELAGRKVICVTNLKPVKLRGELSQGMILAASHGDQLTLATVPDSMPNGAIVK; from the coding sequence ATGTCAACGGAATCGAAAACATTTTACATTACAACACCAATTTATTACCCGAGTGATAAGCTGCACATTGGTCACGCTTATTCTACGGTAGCCGGTGACGCTATGGCACGTTACAAGAGACTGCGCGGCTATGATGTCAGGTATTTGACAGGTACCGATGAACATGGTCAGAAGATCGAGCGCAAGGCTCAGGAGAAAGGGACGACGCCTCAGCAATTTGTAGATCATATTGTTTCAGGAATCAAAGAGCTTTGGGCAAAGCTAGATATTTCATATGATGATTTTATTCGAACAACCGAAGATCGTCATAAAGATGCCGTTGGTAAGATTTTTCAAAGATTACTGGATCAAGGGGATATTTATTTAGGTGAGTATGAGGGCTGGTACTGTATTCCCGATGAATCTTTTTTCCCGGAGAGCAAGCTGGTAGATGGGAAATGTCCAGATTGTGGGCGACCTGTGGAGAAAATGAAGGAGCAAACTTATTTCTTCCGGATGAGCAAGTACGCTGATCGCTTAGTGCAGTATTATGAGGATAATCCAGATTTCATCCACCCCGAATCTCGTAAAAATGAAATGCTGAATAACTTCATTAATCCAGGTCTTGAGGATTTGGCTGTGTCCAGAACGACGTTTGACTGGGGGATTAAAGTTCCAGGGGATCCGAAGCATGTCATTTATGTCTGGATCGATGCGCTTTCCAACTACATTACTGCGCTGGGCTATGGTTCAGAAGATGAAAGTAACTTCAAGAAATATTGGCCTGCGGATGTTCATTTAATGAGCAAGGAGATAGTCCGATTCCACACGATTTATTGGCCGATTATGTTGATGGCACTTGACTTACCTTTGCCGAAAAAGGTGTTTGCGCACGGCTGGCTGCTCATGAAGGACGGCAAAATGTCAAAGTCCAAAGGGAATGTTGTCGATCCGGTTACGTTGATCGATCGTTATGGATTAGATGCGCTGCGTTACTATCTCATGCGCGAAGTGCCTTTTGGGGCGGATGGAACATTTACGCCGGAAAGTTTTGTTGAGCGAGTCAATCATGACCTCGCCAATGATCTCGGGAATCTTTTGAACCGTACGATCGTGATGATCGATAAGTACTTTGCCGGCAAGATTCCCGCTTATGTTGCGGGGGCTACTGAATTTGACGAAAGTCTCTTGGAGACTGTTCGTTCTACGGTAGCGAAGTACGAGGAAGCGATGGAAAAGATGGAATTTTCCATTGCGCTTTCAGCTGTGTGGCAACTTATCAGCCGCACGAATAAATATATCGACGAGACGCAGCCGTGGTCGATGGTGAAGGATGAAGCCAAACGCGAGATACTTGGCTCCGTGATGTATGTGCTGGCAGAATCCCAGCGCATTTCATCTGTGTTGTTGCGTCCGTTTTTGACCAAGACGCCGCAACTGATTTGGCAGCAGCTCGGCTTGGCTGCCGAGGACCTACCACGTTTGACGGCGTGGGAGAGCGTGCAGACCTTCGGGCATCTCCCTGCTGGCATAAAAGTGCAGAAGGGAGAGCCTATGTTCCCTCGACTGGATGTGGAGGCAGAAGTCGCCTACATCGTCGAGGCCATGGGAGGCGGCGCTGCATCTGTCGCCGGCGAATCTACCGCGGCAGCACCTGCGGCTGCTGCCAACGCAGAGCCCGCGCCAGAGGCAAAGGACGAAATCGCGATTGATGATTTCGCCAAAGTGGAGCTGCGCGTAGCACAGGTTTTATCGGCGGAGCCTGTAAAAGGCGCCGATAAGCTTCTCAAGCTGCAGCTCGACCTTGGATACGAGCAGCGCCAGGTTGTTTCGGGCATCGCGAAGTTTTACTCGCCCGAAGAGCTTGCTGGACGCAAAGTGATTTGCGTCACGAATTTAAAGCCCGTCAAGCTGCGCGGCGAGCTGTCACAAGGGATGATTCTCGCCGCTTCACATGGCGACCAGCTGACACTTGCTACAGTCCCTGATTCGATGCCTAATGGAGCAATTGTGAAATAA
- a CDS encoding metal ABC transporter substrate-binding protein produces the protein MMVRNKRVLYIVLLAILTVVMAGCGSTASSKAKMVQGKVNVVTSFYPLYEFTRNIGGEYVNAINLVPAGVEPHDWSPKSRDIKNMTQAQIFVYQGAGFEGWVEDFLGSLSADSTLKVVEASKGADLIKTTENKEEFDPHAWLSPLNAMKMANNIKIALIEADPAHKDVFEQNYTKYAAKLTDLDARYKKEIARTSKREIAVSHQAFAYLCRDYGLTQMSIMGLSPDAEPTAQDLKKMNEFLKEHGLKYIFFEELVSDKLAKTLAKDAKVDTMVLNPIEGLTDEQMKAGKDYISVMDENLKNLVIALQ, from the coding sequence ATGATGGTAAGAAATAAGAGAGTTCTTTACATAGTCTTGTTGGCTATTTTAACTGTTGTCATGGCTGGTTGTGGAAGTACGGCTAGTTCGAAAGCTAAGATGGTCCAAGGCAAAGTCAATGTGGTGACCAGTTTTTATCCCCTTTATGAATTTACCCGCAATATTGGCGGGGAGTATGTGAATGCGATCAATTTGGTCCCAGCTGGCGTAGAACCGCATGATTGGTCGCCAAAGAGCAGAGATATCAAAAATATGACCCAAGCCCAGATTTTTGTGTATCAAGGAGCAGGATTTGAAGGTTGGGTAGAGGACTTCCTCGGTAGTTTGTCAGCAGACTCGACTTTAAAGGTAGTTGAGGCTAGTAAAGGGGCAGATTTAATAAAAACGACGGAAAATAAAGAGGAATTTGACCCTCATGCTTGGTTAAGCCCGTTAAACGCTATGAAAATGGCTAATAATATTAAAATAGCTCTGATTGAAGCGGATCCTGCACACAAGGATGTTTTTGAGCAGAATTATACGAAATATGCAGCGAAATTGACCGATCTGGATGCGCGATACAAAAAGGAAATTGCTCGAACTTCGAAGAGAGAGATTGCGGTTTCTCATCAAGCTTTTGCTTATTTATGTAGGGATTATGGTTTGACACAAATGTCCATAATGGGATTATCACCGGATGCGGAGCCGACTGCTCAGGATTTGAAAAAAATGAATGAGTTTTTGAAAGAGCATGGTTTGAAATATATTTTCTTTGAAGAACTGGTATCAGATAAATTAGCCAAAACGTTAGCGAAAGATGCTAAAGTGGACACAATGGTACTTAACCCGATTGAGGGATTAACGGATGAACAAATGAAAGCAGGCAAAGATTATATCTCGGTCATGGACGAAAATTTGAAAAACCTAGTAATTGCCTTACAATAA
- a CDS encoding metal ABC transporter ATP-binding protein, translating to MENNSKNFCHRSIVSIDNLSFSYDNKKVIEKLHFDVLERDFVGVIGSNGAGKTTLLKMLVGLLKPTVGEIRLFDRPLSQFKDWERIGYVPQKNAFNPLFPATVREIVLSGMYSKKRVYRRLTKADLQKAEDAMLAMRIEDLADRRIGQLSGGQQQRAFLARAIVNNPELLILDEPTVGIDAETQVGFFRMIRHMHQHHHMTFIMVSHDMDMMQSYLGTEPQKVSGGIKFYVKHTHDPEDCRETNLTHSIGQIREMIGVQ from the coding sequence ATGGAGAATAACAGTAAAAACTTTTGCCATCGGAGCATAGTATCTATTGATAACCTTTCATTCTCCTATGATAATAAGAAAGTGATAGAGAAGCTTCATTTTGATGTTCTTGAACGTGATTTTGTGGGTGTCATTGGTTCCAATGGTGCAGGGAAAACCACACTGCTTAAAATGCTTGTCGGTCTGTTAAAACCAACAGTTGGGGAGATCAGGCTGTTTGATCGCCCGCTGAGCCAATTCAAAGATTGGGAACGTATCGGTTATGTTCCTCAAAAAAATGCGTTCAACCCCTTATTCCCAGCTACAGTCAGGGAAATTGTTTTATCTGGCATGTATAGCAAGAAGCGGGTCTATCGCCGGTTGACCAAAGCCGACCTTCAGAAGGCCGAAGACGCGATGCTTGCTATGCGCATCGAGGATTTGGCTGACCGGCGCATCGGTCAGCTTTCAGGCGGACAGCAGCAGCGTGCTTTCCTCGCACGCGCGATCGTAAACAACCCTGAGCTGCTCATTCTCGATGAGCCGACGGTTGGCATTGATGCTGAAACGCAGGTCGGATTTTTTCGAATGATCCGCCATATGCACCAGCATCATCATATGACCTTCATTATGGTATCCCATGATATGGACATGATGCAGTCATATCTAGGTACAGAGCCGCAGAAAGTAAGTGGCGGCATCAAGTTTTATGTAAAGCATACCCATGATCCGGAGGATTGCCGTGAGACGAATTTGACACACTCAATCGGCCAGATTCGTGAGATGATCGGAGTTCAATAA
- a CDS encoding metal ABC transporter permease, with protein sequence MDIFTEYFFQRALIGGILIGLAAPLMGVFLVLRRLSMIGDTLAHVSIAGVALGFLINVYPLGVGLVFALLASFAIERLRKAYKTYAELSIAIIMSGGVALATLLFTIGKGFNMNVMSYLFGSIYTLDSTDLWVVFGVCVLVVGVIAAHFKEFFLMFFDEDAASVSGLPLKYYNMMITMLTALVISVAIKIVGALLVSSLLTIPVACSLLIARSFKHSVFLAILFSEIAVVIGLVVAGVWDLAPGGTVVLTLIAILIGIILKRGLRI encoded by the coding sequence TTGGACATATTTACGGAATACTTTTTTCAACGTGCATTAATTGGTGGCATTCTGATTGGGCTTGCAGCGCCTTTAATGGGCGTTTTTCTTGTCCTTCGAAGGTTGTCAATGATTGGGGATACACTTGCGCATGTTTCAATTGCAGGTGTTGCTCTTGGTTTTCTCATTAACGTGTACCCTTTGGGTGTTGGCCTCGTGTTCGCTTTGCTTGCATCGTTTGCCATTGAACGTTTGCGCAAAGCCTACAAGACTTACGCTGAGCTTTCCATAGCCATTATTATGTCAGGCGGGGTTGCACTGGCGACTCTCCTTTTTACCATTGGCAAAGGCTTTAATATGAACGTCATGAGTTATTTGTTCGGCAGTATTTACACATTGGATTCAACCGATTTATGGGTTGTTTTTGGTGTTTGTGTACTCGTTGTTGGCGTAATTGCGGCCCATTTCAAAGAGTTCTTTCTTATGTTCTTTGATGAAGATGCAGCGAGTGTAAGTGGACTTCCGCTTAAATATTATAATATGATGATTACAATGCTAACCGCTCTTGTGATCTCAGTCGCTATCAAAATTGTCGGCGCACTGCTAGTTTCCTCGTTATTAACGATACCGGTAGCGTGCAGTTTATTAATCGCTCGGAGCTTTAAGCACTCGGTCTTTTTAGCGATACTATTTTCTGAAATTGCTGTTGTTATTGGACTTGTCGTTGCGGGTGTATGGGATCTTGCTCCGGGTGGGACGGTTGTACTTACTCTCATAGCTATACTGATCGGGATCATTTTGAAAAGAGGATTGAGGATTTAA
- a CDS encoding cytochrome c biogenesis CcdA family protein has product MDSVNLWIALWAGIASFISPCCLPLYPSYLSYITGISVSELKSGESSSAVRRQTMLHTLSFIVGFSIIFYALGLTAGFLGNFFIDYRDLLRQIAALLIFIMGLFLLGIFQPQWLMKERKLQIKFRPAGYIGSVLVGMGFAAGWSPCVGPILSAILALATTEPGTWFQLTTAYSLGFAIPFFVLSFFIGSTKWILRYSNLIMKIGGGLMIVIAVLLYTGKMTQITLWLNSITPDWLKF; this is encoded by the coding sequence ATGGATTCTGTAAATTTGTGGATTGCTTTATGGGCGGGAATTGCTTCCTTTATCTCACCTTGTTGTTTGCCTTTATATCCTTCTTACTTATCGTACATAACGGGAATTTCAGTTAGTGAATTGAAATCAGGGGAATCTTCTTCCGCAGTTCGGCGTCAAACGATGCTTCATACATTAAGTTTTATCGTTGGGTTTTCGATCATTTTTTATGCGTTAGGCTTAACAGCGGGTTTCCTAGGCAATTTTTTTATTGATTATCGTGATTTGCTACGACAAATAGCCGCATTATTAATTTTCATCATGGGATTGTTCCTGCTTGGCATTTTCCAACCTCAATGGTTAATGAAGGAACGTAAATTACAAATCAAATTTCGTCCTGCCGGTTATATTGGTTCTGTTCTTGTTGGAATGGGGTTTGCAGCAGGGTGGTCCCCTTGTGTTGGACCGATTCTGTCCGCCATCCTTGCGCTGGCTACAACCGAACCTGGTACATGGTTTCAATTAACGACCGCCTATTCCCTAGGCTTTGCGATTCCGTTTTTTGTACTATCTTTTTTTATTGGATCTACGAAATGGATACTGCGCTATTCAAACCTGATCATGAAAATAGGAGGGGGCTTGATGATCGTCATTGCGGTTTTGCTCTATACAGGCAAAATGACGCAAATCACGCTTTGGTTAAACTCCATAACCCCCGATTGGTTAAAGTTTTAG
- the splB gene encoding spore photoproduct lyase, with protein MSTKLLTRPVPSSAVFVPELVYFEPDAMNYPKGQRIYEWAKQQGLDIHMTTSHNQIRDLPGDSELDKYRIAKRTLVVGIRKTLKFETSKPSAEYAIPIATGCMGHCHYCYLQTTMGAKPYLRIYVNMDDILGAAKQYIEEREPEITRFEAACTSDPVGLEHISGSLKQLIEFMGQQKNGRLRFVTKYHHVEPLLDAKHNKHTRFRFSVNADYVIKNFEPGTSKFQERIEAAGKVAHAGYPLGFIIAPIIWHEGWEEGYATLLERLYKELPVEATKDLTFEMIQHRFTRTAKNIIEKRYPKTKLEMDEEKRKYKWGKYGKGKYVYKDEQANALREFITEQIFAKFPDAKIEYFT; from the coding sequence ATGTCTACTAAATTGCTCACCAGACCCGTGCCAAGCTCAGCTGTTTTCGTGCCGGAACTTGTTTATTTTGAACCTGATGCAATGAATTATCCTAAAGGACAACGTATATATGAATGGGCCAAACAACAAGGATTGGACATTCATATGACGACCTCTCATAATCAAATTCGTGATTTGCCAGGTGATTCGGAACTCGATAAGTATCGAATTGCGAAACGTACACTTGTCGTTGGTATTCGAAAAACACTCAAGTTCGAAACTTCCAAACCATCTGCGGAGTATGCAATTCCCATTGCTACAGGCTGCATGGGACATTGCCACTACTGTTATCTCCAAACGACAATGGGAGCAAAGCCTTATTTACGTATCTATGTGAATATGGACGATATCCTAGGTGCCGCTAAACAGTATATCGAGGAGAGAGAACCGGAAATCACCCGCTTTGAAGCCGCTTGTACGTCTGACCCCGTCGGACTGGAGCATATCTCAGGCTCATTAAAGCAATTAATTGAGTTTATGGGGCAGCAGAAGAACGGTCGTCTACGTTTTGTAACCAAATATCATCATGTAGAACCTTTGTTAGATGCCAAACATAACAAACATACCCGGTTTCGTTTTAGTGTGAATGCAGACTATGTCATTAAAAACTTCGAACCTGGGACTTCCAAGTTCCAAGAACGAATCGAAGCCGCAGGAAAAGTAGCCCATGCAGGCTATCCGCTAGGCTTTATTATTGCGCCAATCATTTGGCATGAAGGATGGGAAGAAGGCTATGCTACTTTGCTTGAACGTCTTTATAAAGAACTACCTGTTGAGGCAACAAAAGATTTAACCTTTGAAATGATACAGCATCGTTTCACGAGAACAGCAAAGAATATTATCGAAAAAAGATATCCAAAAACAAAACTAGAAATGGACGAAGAAAAACGAAAGTACAAGTGGGGAAAATATGGAAAAGGGAAATACGTCTACAAAGATGAACAAGCAAACGCACTTAGGGAATTTATCACAGAGCAAATCTTTGCTAAATTCCCTGATGCGAAGATCGAATATTTCACGTAA
- the mntR gene encoding transcriptional regulator MntR gives MATPSMEDYLERIYKLIDEKGYARVSDIAEGLEVHPSSVTKMIQKLDKDNYLIYEKYRGLMLTPKGKKMGKRLVERHQLLENFLTTIGVQEDNIYKDVEGIEHHLSWDSITCIETLLEYFRREPNRMDDLMNVRKELEAES, from the coding sequence ATGGCAACGCCAAGCATGGAAGACTATTTGGAGAGAATATACAAGCTTATCGACGAGAAAGGTTACGCTCGTGTCTCCGACATTGCTGAAGGGCTTGAGGTGCACCCCTCTTCTGTAACTAAAATGATTCAAAAGCTGGATAAAGATAATTACTTGATCTATGAAAAATATCGCGGACTCATGTTAACTCCCAAAGGGAAGAAAATGGGGAAGCGTTTAGTGGAGCGTCATCAACTTCTTGAAAATTTCTTAACGACTATTGGTGTCCAAGAGGACAATATATATAAGGATGTAGAAGGAATTGAGCATCATTTAAGCTGGGATTCCATTACTTGTATTGAAACGTTATTAGAATATTTTCGAAGAGAACCGAATCGAATGGATGATCTAATGAATGTTCGTAAAGAATTAGAAGCTGAAAGCTAA